A window of Quercus robur chromosome 12, dhQueRobu3.1, whole genome shotgun sequence genomic DNA:
CCTAAATTTATTTGTGCTTCCCTTTATATATGTAGTTAGGCTGATTTAATAGGGTAAAGATTGTACATCTCAACATAAATCCTGGCAATTAGAATGCTTAAGGTTAGTTCAATGTTGTATGTGTCCCCCAAAAATTGTTGATAGAGAATGTTATCTTTTTGTTGAGAATTGTTCTATTATATGACCATGACTAAGAAGTCTAGGTATGCAGTTTAACCATATGTGTCCATGGAAGGGATGTTTAAGTGTTCAAACAGTAAGGAATTGAAGTGAAgtgatttaattattaaaaaaaaaaaggaattgaaGCAAAGTGATTTTATGGATGATATAACTTTTGCTGAACATTTTAAACTGGTTTTGCACTGGCACATTGCACAGATTGTTTTTCTGAAATAAAAATGTTACTAAGCGACACAATTCTTTCAGTAGTGGTATTTGTTAGGCATATGAGTTGCATGGTTATGCTGAGAATCAAGGAAGTACTTGATCCTGAACTTCATCTTTCGTCTTTTATTGCTGTGGTTTCTTCAATTCTTCTCCAGGCAGCAGTGGCAGCACAGTCTAATATTGTACACGAGCTTAAGGAAAAAACCCCTGCTCCTATAATCCAGGTTAGTTTTGATGACATAAGCATGTTTCCGTCTCTtacaattttctctttttcttttgcttttgcttttgtactatttttcttggctaaattacaaattacaccctcTAACTTTGACCTGTTCTATTGTTGTAgttttaattctttaatttgTCCTTTAAGTTATGTCTATTTCCAATGTAGTCCTTATGTCCACCTCCATCCAATCTACATCATTAAACCCCATATGTTTCTAATTGCAAAACGACTTCGTTTGTGGGGGGTTTAATGATGTGATTTGGATGGAAAGGCTACGATGGAAACAAATGTAAGTTAAAGGATTGAAATGGATTTCTTTAAACCCATATGTTTCTAATAGCAAAACTACATTATCTTTTCGGGTTTAACAGTATGATTTGGAGGGAAATTAAAGGtctaaaatgagaaaaaaaaaaatttgaaagtataGGATGAAATGGAAACACGTCAAAGTCAGAGAgtgtaatatataatttagccttttttgtttgttggttttttttttttgtggggggggggggggggggggggttggggggcTATTGAATGGGTCCTTGTCTGTACATTGAGTGAGCTGATGGAATTTCTGGGTTCTGCCAGGTCTTAGTAAGctcataataaatatattttgtttagatttcCAAAGTTAATACCTCCTGCATTTTGGATCTAACTTATAAGATTTTAAACTTTTCCTTCTGCATATGAAACTATTGTTGAAGATTTTGTGAAACCATCTCTTTCCTGGGACATCTTGTTTGATGCAGTAGCTAAAGGATTCTCTGAGGCTAATTGTTCTAGATTGTGTCTAAGATGCAGAAGTTGGTCTGCATTTTATGTTAGGACATTCATAATTTAAACTACCTGTCAGGGTGTAGCATAGTGGTGGGAGGCTTGGGATGAGCTGTAACCAGACATCTTGGGTTTAAATCCCCACAAGGAGTTCCCCTTAATTACTTGATACACAGTTTTGGTGGGTGGGGTTGTGTCTGTGGTTTACTCCCCAAGGGTGGTCCAAAGGGCCCTACCTTGGTGAGGTTCtacatcatcaaaaaaaaaaatgtcttgaaCTGGTCTAATTTATAATCTAGTGATTCTTCAACATTTTAATCAATTTGTTTGGTGTTGGTCTAAATGGATACTTAAGGATGTTGACTTAGGACAAAAGCTTTagttggctctgataccaattttGATGTAGGAtctttagaaatttaaaactaaagTAGGATTCTCAATGGATTCTCAAATGGCGCTTGATACTTACAGGTTTAGGCAAGAAAAAGATCGGATTTTGAATGAATCTTGATGGAATTTGATggctttttgttgttgaaaagtgaactgagcaagaaattaaagaaatataaaCCCTAGGCAATTAGACCTAGGTTTCCTAAGTAATCAAACTTGGGAATGAGAAGGCAATCACACAATCAAAGCTTATTAACCTGATGGAATTTTCTTGAAATGAgtctctgtatttttttttttttttttttgttgaaagtaaaAATTCAGCCCTCTTCcaccccctctctctctctctctctcatatgagCATTGCGTTTTAATTCCAGGTCTCTGACATGATCTCGATAGACTTTTATCAATAAAGCTAGTTGGAACCTTTTGACTTTGAATCCTGTCCGCTGCGTGAATTAATGCTTCTGAGTATCTAGTAAAATTTGATGGGTAAGGTATAATGCATAAGTTGATGGTAGGCGCTTCAATGGTAGACAATTTTGATTTGGCAATAATTGTGTGGAGTAATTTGAGCCATTGCAGATTTCAGCTTAACCTAAAGCTGAAATCTTTCTTACTAGTCTGTTTTGGGCTTATCTATGACTACTGATATAGTGATATGGTGTGCCTATGATCCAGTCAAGTCAACTTGGTCTGATTGCCACTGACCTAATACAACTTTTTATGAGAGTTTACCATTTTGCTAGTGAAATAAAACTGTTGAAATTGTTAGTATGCATTGGTTTCTAAGCACACAACCTGTCACTGTTTGCAGGAACAGAAATCAATTGGGAGGAAAAATCTGCCTGCTCGTCCATTAGGTATGATTATTAAAGTCAAGCCACAAGCAAAGAAACCAAAGTTAGAAACAGGAACTTCCGAGCAGCCTTCAGAGGTAGTGAAAATCCATGCTGTTGATGCAGAAAAATCTTTGGAGACGTTGAAAAAATCTAATAGTAATACTAATAAGTCCCAAGATGTTGGTATAAGTGGTCTAGTTGCATATAGTGAtgaaagtgaagaagatgacTAGCGGTATTACTTTAGTATTTTAGAGGAGAAACTTATATTTAtccaatttattttcttttgttatgttGTTCAATTTCCTGTCTAGACACAGTAATGATGCATAAACGCATTATTTCAGGAAGGTGGTATTTTGGGTTGACAAGTTTGGTGAGCGATATTTGTGTGGTATTTCTAGGATCCCGTGTCAGTAGAAAGATTCATCCATCAGGATAGCTACACTAAGAGCAACTGCATCAGTTGATGCAAATTTTCCTTCGATTTTGcacaaaaaactactttttctaATTTACACacctatttttacaaaacatctacattagtttatctattctacacatttattcaataaaatattcattcttttacaatttttttattattgtctcCCTCACCGCCTCTTTCTCACAGACCCAATCCGAAACCCATCTCTCCCTCACCGCCTCTCTCTCACTGATAATGAGACAATTAGACTCAAAGTTCGATCTTTTgtcattcaaatttcaaaaagttgcAATTTTTTCAGTGACTCACCCAGTCATGTTGCACTGAGTGAAGGTGAGGAATGCAGTGACAGCGATATTGATCATGAGCAATGCTCTATAAGCCTTGTCCTTGTCGTCTTCGGATTCTGAAACAAGGAAGGACTTGACGCGGTGGAGCAACTTGGAGTAGACTCGGTCGGCGGAGAAGGACTTGTCATCAGCGAGTTG
This region includes:
- the LOC126710335 gene encoding uncharacterized protein LOC126710335 isoform X1 — encoded protein: MAEEPSRPIRLMSFVSEEQLDEAKKARGERVEDGTAQRDRALFEILKENKDKKDAEFNERFKHRPPKALDDDETEFLEKVEMSRREYEQQIADEEAQQLQSFQAAVAAQSNIVHELKEKTPAPIIQEQKSIGRKNLPARPLGMIIKVKPQAKKPKLETGTSEQPSEVVKIHAVDAEKSLETLKKSNSNTNKSQDVGISGLVAYSDESEEDD